A region of Rhodamnia argentea isolate NSW1041297 chromosome 9, ASM2092103v1, whole genome shotgun sequence DNA encodes the following proteins:
- the LOC115756090 gene encoding 5-amino-6-(5-phospho-D-ribitylamino)uracil phosphatase, chloroplastic, whose protein sequence is MVESVATTSLLGHRVLYGGIPVKYASCRRRSPDMCRFTSTKFLGRRLVTSVLPRVRVTAASVSSIMALAMELTKETYSYREEERIPRNLNYESGLDVDRKPGLWPPENRADDPSLHNPLLRQERMGCGWLGAIFEWEGVLVEDNPDFEKQAWLALSQEEGKSHPPAFILRRIEGMKNEQAISEVLCWSRDPAELRRMASRKEEIYQALQGGVYRLRDGSIEFVNVLMHYKIPMALVSTRPKKVVENAIGAIGIKGYFNAIVAAEDVYRGKPDPEMFVYAAQLLQFIPDRCILFGNSNQSVEAAHDARMKCVAVASKHPVYELGAADLVVRHLDELSVVDLKNLADTELAEFGSRELELEMEEEVESDPDRSSLATVDDNFW, encoded by the coding sequence ATGGTGGAATCGGTTGCTACGACTTCTCTTCTCGGGCATCGGGTGTTGTATGGCGGAATTCCTGTTAAGTATGCCTCTTGCAGGCGGAGATCCCCTGATATGTGTCGgtttacttcaaccaaattcCTAGGAAGAAGGTTGGTCACTTCTGTCTTGCCCAGGGTGAGAGTCACTGCAGCATCAGTTTCTTCAATTATGGCGCTCGCCATGGAGTTGACAAAAGAGACATATTCGTAcagggaagaagagagaattccGCGGAACTTGAATTATGAGAGTGGCTTGGATGTTGACAGGAAGCCTGGCTTGTGGCCGCCTGAGAATAGAGCTGACGATCCTTCACTGCATAACCCATTGCTTCGACAAGAACGGATGGGTTGTGGTTGGTTAGGAGCCATTTTTGAATGGGAGGGTGTTTTAGTCGAAGACAATCCAGATTTCGAGAAGCAAGCTTGGCTGGCTCTTTCCCAAGAAGAAGGGAAGTCCCATCCTCCCGCTTTTATCCTCCGGAGGATAGAAGGCATGAAGAATGAGCAAGCTATCTCCGAAGTTCTTTGCTGGTCGAGAGATCCGGCTGAGTTGAGGAGAATGGCCTCGAGAAAGGAGGAGATTTACCAAGCTTTACAGGGAGGAGTTTACAGGTTACGAGATGGGTCGATAGAGTTTGTCAATGTTCTGATGCATTACAAGATACCGATGGCACTGGTCTCCACCCGCCCCAAAAAGGTTGTCGAAAATGCGATCGGAGCCATTGGTATTAAAGGGTATTTCAATGCCATTGTAGCTGCAGAGGATGTTTACAGGGGGAAGCCCGATCCCGAGATGTTCGTGTATGCGGCACAGCTTCTTCAGTTCATACCCGACCGTTGCATCCTGTTTGGCAACTCTAATCAATCGGTCGAGGCTGCCCATGATGCACGGATGAAGTGCGTGGCTGTTGCTAGTAAGCATCCTGTGTACGAGCTGGGGGCTGCAGATCTGGTGGTCAGGCACTTAGACGAGCTCTCAGTGGTTGATCTGAAGAACCTTGCTGATACTGAATTGGCCGAGTTCGGTTCGAGGGAGCTGGAGCTGGAGATGGAGGAAGAGGTAGAAAGCGACCCCGATAGGTCATCCCTGGCAACCGTCGATGATAATTTCTGGTAA